In a genomic window of Scyliorhinus torazame isolate Kashiwa2021f chromosome 5, sScyTor2.1, whole genome shotgun sequence:
- the LOC140419188 gene encoding uncharacterized protein — MEENGNIHSEEKPWKCGECEEGFRSPSELESHRRSHTGERPFTCFACGKGFARSSNLLQHQRVHTVERAFPCPQCGKGFTQSSQLLRHQRVHSGEKPFICPECGKGFTRTSGLLTHQRVHTGERPFTCSKCGKGFAQSSNLLKHQRIHTEERPFKCPDCGQSYKSSLDLMRHQIVHTDERPFKCSHCASGFRRSEELTVHLRIHNGERPFTCSECGKRFTQSSALLTHQRVHTGERPFSCSECGKRFTDLSTLLKHQSVHTDERPFKCSDCVKCYKSPRELMYHQRVHTTERPFKCLDCEKCYKSSGELIRHQRVHTDERPFKCSYCETGFRGPEQLTAHQRIHTGVRPFTCSKCGRGFTQSSTLLRHQRVHTGERPFACPECGKGFTTLSTLCKHQHIHNEQQ, encoded by the coding sequence ATGGAAGAAAACGGcaacattcacagtgaggagaaaccctgGAAATGTGGAGAATGTGAGGAGGGATTTAGATCCCCATCTGAGTTGGaatctcatcgacgcagtcacactggggagaggccgttcacctgttttgcgtgtgggaagggattcgctcgatCTTCCAACCTGCtgcaacaccagcgggttcacactgtggaGAGAGCATTCCCCTGtccacagtgtgggaagggattcactcaatcctcccagctgctgagacaccagcgagttcatagtggggagaaaccattcatctgccccgagtgtgggaaaggattcactcgcaCATCAGGGctgctgacgcaccagcgagttcacactggggagaggccattcacctgctccaagtgtgggaagggattcgctcagtcatccaacctgctgaaacaccagcgaattcacaccgaggagagacctttcaaatgcccagactgtgggcaGTCCTATAAAAGTTCCCTGGACCTAATGCGTCATCaaattgttcacactgatgagagaccgttcaagtGCTCTCACTGTGcgtctgggttcaggcgatcagaaGAACTCACTGTGCACCTACGAATTCACAatggggaaagaccgttcacctgctcagagtgtgggaagcgattcactcagtcatctgcacTGCTGACgcatcagcgagtccacactggggagagaccattctcttgctcagagtgtgggaagagattcactgatttatccaccctgctgaaacaccagagtgttcacactgatgagagaccttttaaatgctcggACTGTGTAAAGTGCTATAAAAGTCCCCGGGAACTGATgtatcatcaacgtgttcacaccactgagagaccttttaaatgtctagACTGCGAGAAGTGCtacaaaagttctggggaactgatccgCCATCAAcgcgttcacactgacgagagaccattcaagtGCTCTTACTGCGAGACAGGTTTCAGGGGACCAGAACAACTCACTgcgcaccagagaattcacactggggtgaggccattcacctgctccaaatgtgggaggggattcactcagtcatccacactgctgcgacaccagcgagttcacactggggagagaccattcgcctgcccagaatgtgggaagggatttactacctTATCCACCCTGTGCAAACACCAGCATATTCACAATGAacaacagtga